GCACCAGGCGCTGGAAGGGAAGTTTGCGGATGAGCAGCTCGGTGGATTTCTGGTAGCGCCGGATCTCCCGCAGAGCCACGGTGCCAGGCCGGTAGCGATGAGGCTTCTTCACTCCGCCGGTGGCTGGAGCGCTCTTCCGCGCCGCTTTGGTCGCCAACTGTTTGCGAGGAGCTTTCCCTCCGGTCGATTTACGCGCTGTCTGCTTGGTGCGGGCCATTCTCCTTCAGAACCGGCAACACAGGCTGAAATACAGGAACAAGATAGACGAAACGTGCTTCGGGACAGGATTTTATACTTTTGGAAAGGGTCTGTCCATCACCTCTGATTGGCTGAACCAGGTGTCTATTAAGGTTCCTTACTGCGATTGGTTGATTCATTTCCTGTAG
The sequence above is a segment of the Mobula birostris isolate sMobBir1 chromosome 28, sMobBir1.hap1, whole genome shotgun sequence genome. Coding sequences within it:
- the LOC140189211 gene encoding histone H3 → MARTKQTARKSTGGKAPRKQLATKAARKSAPATGGVKKPHRYRPGTVALREIRRYQKSTELLIRKLPFQRLVREIAQDFKTDLRFQSSAVMALQEASEAYLVGLFEDTNLCAIHAKRVTIMPKDIQLARRIRGERA